TCACCGTGTGGACGCTCAGTTCTCTGGCCCTCAAGAAGCTCAACTTCTGCAGGGGAGAGACGACAGTGATGTCACTGCATTAATAACAAACGCTACTGGATTTTATTTGACCTGAACAGAAAAGAAAGTTACTTATATActgacttaaaaaaagaaaaccaacaTTGAATCAGTCATATTAAATTAGCTGATCGAGTTGTTGCTATGGGATGTCTGTGTTGTGCAGTTATAACCCGTCTGAATGTATAATACCTTCTGGATGCTCTCATCCACAAGGCCACCGAGGACGTACACCTTGTCAGCATCCACCGTTTCTaaagctgaaataaaaaaaaaaaagatttaaaaaatagtATTAAAGAAAATCTAATGGGAAAAGACAGTAAATATGGACATGCAAATATATATAGCATTATGTAGCTTTGCtttgaaaacagtttttttgGCTCAATGTACAACTTTCTTCTCATTTTCCATGTATTATTTAGCTTTCAATGAGGTTTTTAATTAACCCTCAAATTATCTCTGTGTTTTACTATGTGTACGTTTCAAAACGGGATTGAGTAAAGTGCTAGTAGAAGTATAAATAGTAGCAGCAGTAAAAGTTGTAGTAGTATGGTCCACATGAATGTGGTCAGAATGCACCCTCTGCTGGCCGCAAGAAATAGTTCAACTAAATTTGTACTTCCATTGAGACATCATTCAAACCTTCTTCAGCATCTGGTGTGAGGTAGACGACagtttctggagaaaaaaggtCCAGACAGCTTTCTTCTGTTATGTCCATCTGAAATAAACGTACAAAgggaataaaaaatgaaaataatctggGTCTCTTGCTAAATATTCAAACTATTCCTAGCCCAGATTATGTACAATTTTATGTATTTAGTTTAGAGTTAAAATAAGACTTCAAACAATTGTCTCCAGATTAATTGCATAGCTTTTAATTTGGCAAAACAACTACAGTCGTGAAAAAAtcaggacacccatgctaaagttgaaaaaatggaattttataataaaaacatcatcttttgcaaattgatcttaatgccttaattaaaaaatgaggaaaaatccaacctttaaggacaccaattttctttgtgaatgaataatgtatcgtaaataaataaatgttcttccttaaaatacagggggcataagtaagtacacctctatgttaaattcccatagaggcaggcagatttttatttttaaaggccagttatttcatggatccaggatactatgcatcctgataaagttcccttggcctttggaattaaaatagccccacatcatcacatacccttcaccatacctagagactggcgtggggtactttccataaaatcatctctcaatgcaaatcaaaccagctattaggctaactgaaataaaaccacgccagtctctaggtatggtgaagggtatgtgatgatgtggggctattttaattccaaaggccaagggaactttatcaggatgcatagtatcctggatccatgaaataactggcctttaaaaattttttaaatttgcctgcctctatgggaatttaacataggggtgtacttacttatgcagcctgtattttaaggaagaacatttatttatttacaatacattattcattcacaaacaaaattggtgtccttaaaggttagatttttcctcatttttttaattaaggcattaagatcaatttccaaaagatggtttttttattcctctttttagtcaactttagcatgggtgtcctaattttttttttgtccagctTTATTTTCCCTTCCAGAAATATTTACCAGTGAATATCAGGATGTGAAAATGTTGTGCTGTGATTTGATGCCTGCTATAGAtcaaatttccttcgggataatACAATtgaaagttgaagttgaagttgaGTTGAACAACAATAATCACCATGTAGTTGAGGAAGCCTGCGTTCATTCGTAGGCACTCTCTGTAGAGACGGCTGTCCTCTCTCAGGTCTGTCAGGAGAAGGTGAAATGGTCGAATCGCCTTCTTGTTTGAACCGTACAGTCTTCTTAACTGGCCGGCCAGTCGACTGATCTCCTGAaccagacaacacacacatagttAAGGTAGGTGAACTtatgcagacagacagttaaatcAGACAGTATCTCTTTGGAAAACCATTATTTGAAATTAAACCAGCTGGTTTGTACCCTCTAAATTCTCAAAAACAGGCTGTTTAAGAGTTAATGATGCTGTTTTGTGGCACCTACCTTGTCAGACATGCTGTCTGTCATACTCAGGTCTATGCAGAGTTTGAGTCCTGTGGACTGAGCTTCAGCTAAACGCTCTTTTGTGATCGCTTTCATGACTCGTTTGGTAAACTGAGGATTATCTGCGCGGGAACCTGTATGACAAAATCACAGGAaagacttagacttagacttctctttattgatgcttttgggatgactcctgcaaggaaattagatttccagcagcagatttcagCAACTTACAAAACACTTGTATAGAaaataaagaggtataaaaaatacagtatagaaaataccgtataagaat
The sequence above is drawn from the Sander lucioperca isolate FBNREF2018 chromosome 17, SLUC_FBN_1.2, whole genome shotgun sequence genome and encodes:
- the trmt10b gene encoding tRNA methyltransferase 10 homolog B, producing the protein MLTEMAHIGSDVCEMQLNGVSEVMDLLQIDVETDVVEDRAGREAAPFSRNVLRKQRHWERQLAAKKSKRKEEKQRRKLNREQESGSRADNPQFTKRVMKAITKERLAEAQSTGLKLCIDLSMTDSMSDKEISRLAGQLRRLYGSNKKAIRPFHLLLTDLREDSRLYRECLRMNAGFLNYMMDITEESCLDLFSPETVVYLTPDAEEALETVDADKVYVLGGLVDESIQKKLSFLRARELSVHTVRLPIDEYMVKKNNAKNFHSKILAVNQVFDILLTFCKTGSWTEALQAWFPQGKGYIVAPEFSLPLSVPPSQT